GCAAACGCCACGGGATTTCTTTCAAAAACTACGGCGAAGGCGCCCAGCGCGTCCCTTCCTCCAACCGCGGCAAATGGACCGGCGCCCGTGACATGGACAAAGTCAAATGGTGGATCGCGGACTTGCAGCGCGCCGAGAAGACCGGCGTTCTCCCGCGCTTCACGATCATGTCGTTGGGGGAAGATCACACCCGCGGGACCACGCCGGGCGCATTCACGCCGGAAGCTTGCGTGGCGAGCAACGACCTCGGGTTAGGCCGAATCGTCGAAGCCGCGACGCGCAGCCGGTTCTGGCCGCAAATGGCGATTTTCGTCATCGAAGACGACGCCCAGAACGGGCCGGACCACGTCGACGCGCATCGCACGGTCGGATTTGTCATCAGCCCTTACGCCAAACGGCGCTTTGTCGATAGCACGCTTTACACGACGGCCAGCATGATCCGCACAATAGAACTCATCCTTGGCTTGCCGCCGTTGACGCAGTATGACGCCGCGGCGACGCCGATGTTCAACTGCTTTCAGCGAACGCCCCGGAGCACGCCTTACACGGTGCTGATGCCGAAGGTGAATTTGTTCTCTAAGAACACGGAGAAGTCGCCCTTTGCCAAAGAATCCAGGCGCATGAATTTTCGCGATTACGATCTGGCGCCCGAAGACGAGTTGAATCGCATTCTCTGGTACGTGGCCAAAGGGCCGGACGTCCCGTACCCCACTCCCATCCATCGGGCCATCTTCACCGGGCCGGCTGAGTAAGCACTGCGTGATTTTGGAGTTGAGAGTGTTTTGAGTTGAGAGTTGAGGAATTTCAGTGGAGGTGGGGCCCTTGAGCGAGGTAGCGCAGGCTTTCGAGCCTGCGGGTTCACGGAGCTTTCCAGCTCCGTTGCGCGAGCCGCGCCGCGAGGGGACTGGAAAGTCCCCCTGACCGGCAGGCTGGAAAGCCTGCCCCACAAGCCAGTGAGATGCGCGTGCGCCCCAGTGTGCAATTCCTTGTTGCCGCGATTTCGGAATTCCGTTACTCAAGAGCGCATGAACGCCAAGGAAGCGTTGATCGCGCTCAACATGATCGATCACGTCGGGCCCGTCCGGGTCCGGCAACTCCTCGAACACTTCGGTGAAGCTCCGGCCATTCTGGCCGCGTCCAAGAGCCAATTGCTCAAAGTTCGCGGCGTCGGCGAGGAAACCGCCGAGGCGATCTCGCGCTGGGAACGCAGCGTGGACCTCCAGGGTGAATTGAGGCGAATCCCCGAGTTCGACTCCCACGTCCTCACGCAAGCGGATGAATTGTATCCCGAACTCCTGCGCCAGATTTACGACCCGCCCATTGTCCTCTACGTCAAAGGGCGCCTGACGGAGAAGGAGAAGAACTCCGTGGCCATGGTCGGCTCGCGCCTGACCACGCACTACGGCGTGGAGGTCGCCCGAAAGCTGGCCTACCAACTCGCCTACGTCGGCGTCACCGTGGTCAGCGGCGGCGCGCGCGGGATTGACACCGCCGCGCACCAGGGCGCGCTCAGCGGCAAAGGCCGCACCATCGCGGTGCTGGGCACGGGCATCAATCTGGTCGTGCCGCCGGAAAACGCCGAACTGTTCGAGCGCATCGCCGCGAACGGCGCGGTCGTCACGCAATTCCCGTTCAATCGCACGGCGGACAAGCAAACGTTTCCCATCCGGAACCGCATTGTCGCCGGCATGACGCTCGGCACTGTGGTCGTCGAAGCCAATCTCACGAGCGGCGCGTTGATCACGGCGAACATGGCGGTGGATTACGGCCGGCAGATCTTCGCCGTTCCGGGCCGGATCGATTCGCCGCGCAGCAAAGGCTGCCACGAGTTGATCAAAAAAGGCGCCAAACTTTGCGAAGGGGCCGAGGATATTCTGAGCGAGTTCGAATATCTCTTCCCGCCATCCAATCGCCCGCCCTCGCCCAATGAAACCGGCTCGCTGCCCGCGCTGGAGTTGTCCGACAACGAACAAAAGGTCTATGGGGCGCTCGACACCGAGACGACGGCGATCGACGACGTGATTCGGCAAAGCGGTTTGCCGGCGTCAGCGGCGTCCGTCGCGCTGCTGAGTTTGGAAATGAAACGGCTCGTCAAACAACTGCCGGGGAAGCTTTTTGTGAGGAATCAATGAAATGTTACATCGTTGCAAAGTTCAATTCGCGTCTGGCTTACCAGGTTCAAAACCGCAACGTCAGCTTCGCATACACCGCCCGGTCCACCTGCACGTTGCTCGAACTGACAATCTGCGGCGCCGCCTCGCGGTGGTGCGGGTCGAGCACGTTGCGGCCGATGACGACGAGTTCGCAGTTGGCGGTGGGTTTCCACGCCAGTCGCGCGTCCAGAGCGGTGTAATTCGGAATCCCCAGCCCCCGCCGATCATCTACGTAGCGCAACCTCATTCCCCATTCCACCTTGCGCCCCAAATCCATGTCTGACCAGACAAAGAATTGCTGCTGGGGATCGTAGGTCTCGCCGTCTTCAGAAAAAGATCGAATCGGGCCGCGCGTGTGGAAGTTCTGTTTGAGAAAACTGTAGCCGCTGCGCAGGCGCCAGGCGTCCAGCGGTTGCCAGACTGCGGACACTTCAAATCCATAACTCTCGGCGTAAAGGTCGTTCTGATACGTGGCGGGAATGAACAGGTGCGCTTCAGGCGCAAACCGCAAACACGCCGAACGGAGACGAAGAGAGCCGGAACACCTGGCCGTCCATCTCCCCGTAATAATAGTCCCCTTGCAGAGTTGCGGTGTTGGCCTCGGACGGATACCAGTCCAGCCGGAATCCCCCTTGCGACCGCCACCAGGCGTCGCCCGCGGCGCGGCCGTCGGTCAGGGTGAATTCATCCCGGTTGGAGTATTTCCCATAGACGCGGAAGTACACGTTGGTTCCCAACTGCCCGCCATAACGCACCGTTCCAAAGCCCCGCTCCTCTGCGCCGCCGCCGCCGCTGATCAGCGTTCCCTGAGTTTCATTCGCCGGCCTGGTCATGATATTGATCACGCCGTTAACCGCGTTGGCGCCCCACAGCGCCGCGCCTGGGCCGCGGATCACCTCGATGCGATCGATATCTTCCAACACGGTGTCGGTCTCCTCCCAATAAACGCCGGAGAAGGTCGGGGTGTAAATCGAACGCCCATCCATCAAGACGAGAAGTTTGTTGGCGAAAATGCTGTTGAACCCGCGCACCGTGATGGCCCATTGATGAGAATTGGCCTGCGCGACTTCCATTCCGGGCACCGTGCGAAACAGCTCCGGAATCGAATTGATGCCGGAACGCCGGATGTCTTCCGGGCGGATCACATAAATGGCCGCCGGCGCGCTCGACAGACTCTCGCTCCTTCGCGAGACCGTGGTGACCTTGATTCGCCCCAGATCTTCCAGACTCACCTGAAGCAGGTCGGCATTCGGAATATCCACCGCCGGCGCGTCCTCAGCCTTCGCGAGGAGGCATGCCAGCACAGCCAGCACCAGCGCAAATCGAACCAGCGGACTGGCGAGGTTTGGCACTGCAATCGTCCGGATGGCTCGCAGACCGCGGTGAAATTTGCTCAACTCACTTATTGGACCGATTTAACGATTTAACCTTGTCACGTTGGAACGCCGTAACCATTCGGCTGCGAAGTTGCCGTGCCGCGTCCGTCGTCTAGAAAACGTGATCATCGCTGTGCCCTGCAGGGGCACGGGCGATCCTACTTGGCGGTAGGAAATTCGCCAGACAGGATTCATCCTTGGAAAAGCAGTTGGGCCCACCAAACACACGAAACACCCAAAAGCCGAACGGATGCCAGAGAATAGATCCTCGCCCAACCGGTGGCCGCATCCTGAGTCCAATCCTTTTCCTTTCCTGCCTTTCGTGGGATCAACCGCCGCTTTAGGGTTTATGAGCCCACCGGTGCTGTAACAGGAGGTAACAGAGTTAACGGAGGTCGCTTCGGATCGTGCGCCGCTTCACAAGTTTCTCCCCGACTTTGGTTGCGGCTTACCGCGGTGGGTCTATCTGCGGTCCAACAGGGTGCGCTCACTTGCCCTTGGTCTCCGTTATCTCCGTTAGCTCCTGTTGTATGCCAGTTAACCCAACGCCGTTGGTTCCGCCACGACGCGCAACCCGGCGAGCAATGCGGCTTCAAGTTCGGCTGCGGAAGTTGCGGTCGCGTGAATGGCGGATTTCTCCAGCGCGTTTCGCCATGCTTCTGCCACCGCCCCGCTGCCCGTAATCCGGACGCTGGCTCCCGATGCGATCACGCCTCGCCGGAGCATCGCTTCCAAATCCGCGCCGACAAACCCGCCGCTCAAAAACGAAAGCCGTTGGTCCGGCGTGCCGATCCGATTCAATTCGAGCAACCGCACGCAAAACAGCGCGCGCGCCAACCCTGACCGGCGTTGCTCCTTGATGCCGGCTTCACACCAATCCGCGTCAATTGACGACGGCCGCTCGCGAGGCACGGCACTGGCCAGAATCGTCTGCGTCTGCGTGGCATGAATCAATTCACCCGACAGTGAAGTCAGACTCGAATCGATCCGCCCGTGCCCGTCGAGGTGAATCGCTTTCCAGTGCGAACCCACATTGAGCACCGTCGCCGGCGGCTGAATCAAACCCAGAGCCACCAGCCCAAGGCAAAGCGTCTCCTCACCGCGCATCACATCCACGTCGCCGATTGTCACTAGATCCACAGAACGTCCGCCGCAGCGCACGCCTGGAACCAACCAGATCGGCAATTCGGTAACGTCCTGAAATTGAAATCGACGCATCGCAGCGGCCAGCTCCGTCTTGCCCGCCGGAGCCGGGACGTGGGGAACCTCGGCCAATCCCAGCGGCGACGTGATCATGCCCGCGGCCAAAACGCAGCTCGGCCTCGCATTCGGGCCCTTTTCCCGGACCGTTTGAATCAGATCGCGCAGACCAGCTCTGATCCGGGCCGGCGATCCATCGCGTGCCGAGTCGCGCACGCCGATCCCCGCCTGCGCCCGAGCCAGGACTTCGGCGCCCTGCACCAGCCAGACGCGAGTGTTCGTCGTGCCCATATCGACGCAGACGGCGCATGCCGGCCTTGCCGAGTGGTCAGTCATGATTTGAGAAATGTAACCTGAGGCAACCTTGAGCCCTTCACAGCCGACGTGAAGGCTCGCGCGCGTTCCCGTAATCTTTCCAAGCCTCGGTCGCTTTGAACGTCCTTCCCCAGCAATTCGGAGCCAGCGCCCACAGCCCACGCGCCCAATGCTAAATACGTCCGTGTCGTCTCCGGGGTGATCCCCCCGGTCGGAACCAGCCGTACCTGAGGCAACGGGCCGCGCATCGCTTTCACAAAGCCCGGCCCCAGGCATTCCGCCGGAAAAACCTTCGCGGCATCCGCGCCGGCTTGCATCGCCGCGACCACTTCCGACGGTGTGAAGCACCCGGGAAATGAGGCGAGTCCGCGCCGCTTGGTGGCGGTAATGACGCGCGCGTCGCAATTCGGCGATACGATGAACTGCGCTCCGACGTCCGCGGCTCGGTCAACTTCCTCTGCCGCGAGCACCGTGCCTGCGCCGACGGCCATCTTCGCCGAGAATCGCTTCGCCAGCCGCAGGATCGAATCCAGCGCTCCGGGAGAATTGAGCGTCACTTCGATGGCAGTGATCCCGGCGTTCAAAACGACCGCCGCAATATCCTCTTCCCGTCCGCCGAATTCGCCACGCAAGATGGCGATGATCCGGCCCGCCTGAATGCGATCGAGAATCTCAGTGGAGTTCAAGGGAAGCTTTGCGGTTTTTCGGACGCGGATGGACACATGAACTGGTAAGGACGCGTTCCACCGCGTCGCTGAAATACATCTTCTGACATGGCCACGGCGTCCATGAACCCACCCCCAACGCTTCCCAGGAAGGGAGCCCTGTTCGTCGCGTCTAAATCAAGTTCCCCTCCTGGGAGGGGTAAGAGGCTGGGTTGGTTCCTGGGAAGTGTCCTGTTCCGTTCGAACCTGCACTCGGCCCATGAACCGTTCGGATTCCCCCTCACCCGTCCTGCGGACACCCTCTCCCCCACTGGGGGAGAGGGATGGGGTGAAAGGGTTCGGTTCATGGGAAGTTTCCTTGGCCCAGAAGCCATGCCCATGGCCCATGAACCGAAAACTGCGCGGACCGCAGCCTTCAGGCTGCTTCCGTGCACTCTCCGGAGTCGAGCGTTGAAGCGGCCTGAAGGCCGCGGTCCGAAGAGACGGTTCATGGGAAGAAGAATCCATCCGCTTTCAATCGGCCAGCGGTTTGCGCGGTTTCAGATGCCTCGCGAAGAATTCGCGGACCATTCGGGTGAGTTCCGGGCCGCCGAATCCGTGGCCGGCGCCCTTGACTACATGGAACGTCACTTCCACGCCCGCGCTCTTCAACGCCGCCTCAAGCAATTCGCTTTGATTCATGGGCACCAGCGGATCCCTGTCGCCGTGCATGATCAAGAAGGGCGGATCGTCACGGCTGACGTACGTGATCGGATTCGCGCGCGCTGTCTTTTCCTTGTTGTTCTGGATCGGTCCACCGATCAGGTGCGACTCCGGAGAGTCTGCCGCGTCATGATCCATGCTGCTCCCGGCCTTGTTCATCTGCGTAAAATCGGTCGGCCCGAACCAATCACATACCGCCTGGACCCGGCTGGACCACTCGAGATGCTCGCCCTTCTCAAACTGCTTCGCGTCTCCGGCCGTGCCGAGCAGGGCCACCAGATGACCGCCCGCGGAAGATCCCCAGACACCGATCCGGTCGGCATCGATTCCATACTGGCCGGCGTTTGCGCGCAGCCAGCGGATCGCCGCTTTGCAGTCCTCGATCTGCGCCGGGAAAATCGCATGCTGACTGAGGCGATAATTGATGCTCGCGACGACGTAGCCTTCCCGGACAAATGAGAGAGCCGGACACGTATCTTTGCTGCCTGCACGCCACGCACCCCCGTGCACCCAAACAAGCAGAGGCAATTGGCGCCCTTCCTTGGGCAAATAAAGATCCAGTTTCTGACGCTCGTGTCCACCCGGAACGTATTCGAGATCGCGGAAGGTGCGCGCCCCGTCCGGCAACGCGGGTTGAGTGGGCGTCGGACGGCCTTGCGGGTTCTCCCTTTGCGGCGCTTGGGCGGCGGGCTGGTTGGGCCCCGGCTTCTCTTGGGCCGCAACAGGAGTCGAAAGCAGGACCCCCAGCACGCTGGCGAGTAGTCTCCATTTCATGTGATCGGGCACGCGCAAAAGTTGTGATCTCTGGTCTGGAGGGAGCGGCGTCAAGCCTTGCTCTTGAATCCAAGCAGGCGCGCCGGCAAGCAAAGAATGGCCCGGATCAGTCCAAAGACTCCTTCCACGACGAAGAAGATCAGCCTGAAAGGCAGCAAGGCGAGCCAGACCACCGGGAACACGACCACAGCCAGCAAGGCCAGCGGCCAGCAGACCAAGAACAACAGGCACCAGAGAACGAAGCCAATGAAGATTTTCATTTCAAAACCGTCCGTTCGTTGAACCACGAATTCTTGTACTTGAGCGGCACACTCACGCCGCTCGCAACACTTTAACACATCTGGCGTCAAACTTTCTTCAACTTTTTTTCACAGACCCTAACTAAGTCGCGATCCGGCTTTGTCGCGGATCCAGTTCCCCTCCTGGGTGGGGCGAAGGGGTGGGTTCGTTCATGGAGAGTTTCCTGTTCCTTTCGGACTTGCACTCGGCCCATGAACCCGGTAGGGCGAGTCCGTCCCGGCGAGCCGCTCGACGTGCGTGGAATACGTCCGACTCGGCTCGCTGGGACAGGCTCGCCCCACCGTCTCGTTCATGGGAAGTGGCTGCACTCAACGCTCCGCCGCGGTGGCGAAGAAGGTGTAGGCGTTTTCATTGTGCGTCTCTTCGCAGCCGATCCTCCATTTCAAGAACGTGCCGAGATGGATCGGTTGAACCACGAAGCCCTGTTGCTCGAACAACGCGCCGGTCCGCGCGAGGCTGAGCGTGTTCCAGTGATAATCCTCGACGGCTCTGACGAGGTGCTCGGCTTCCTCATGCATGTTGAAGAAGCCCAGGCAAAGCCCCTCGCGTGTGACACGGCCGATTTCTCCTGCAGCCCGATCCAAGGCCGCAATTGACAAATGCTCGAACAGGTCGTGGACCAGACAGAGATCGAACGTTTTGTCCGGCGCCTCCACTTCAAAGATGTTCCCGAGATCGAACCGGGTTTCGGGAAACATCGCGCGGGCATTGCGAATGTTTTTTTCGCACAGATCGCAACCGAAGTAGTCCACCAGCCGCGCGAGGCCGAACGAGTGCAGGAACCGGTAATCGGTGGCGGAACCGCAAGCGGGTTCGAACACCCGGAGGCCGCGCGGCGTTTCATTCTCCAGCGCCGTCCACCAAATTCGCTCGAAGGTGGAGAGCCGTTCATCGGCAAGTCGCGACCCGGTTTCCGTCGGCCTCGTTGCGGACAGCGTCTCATGGATGTACTGAGGAACGATCCATGCATCCACAACCGCCGGCAAGCGCGCGAAAGTTTGGGAAAGAAAGGCCGGGATGGGGAGGCCCTCGGCATTGTCGGCTCCGCGCTCCAAGGCGTAGAGCAGGCTTGCGAAATCCTCGAAGCCGCCCGGCTTTTTGGCGAGCTTCAGCAGCCAGTTCATGACGGCGCCAAAGCGGAGTTCATGTTCCATTAGGAGCGCGAACTGGCCGCTGAACAAAGCCTCGATCAGGAAGTGCCGCGTGAGAATGCTCTGGAGGTTGATCCGCGGGTCCTCCACGCCGGAAACGAGATAATCCCGGAGCATCTCCTCGTCATGCCGCATCCACGATTTGATCAGCCCCGCGGTTTCTCGGCGTAAATCGTCGTTCATCCTGGAAAAGGCAGTTGAACCCACGAAACTCACGAAACTCACGAAAACCAAACGAGCGGGGATCTCTTCCCTGGCAACTCGACCGGCGAGTTCTCTGTGGTTCTACTCCATCTCCTTTCGTGTTTTTCGTGTGTTTCGTCGGCTCAACTGCCGCTTTGCGGTTCATGGTTTGCGCGCGGAGCCAGGCTCCTGCGCCCCGAGCCGAACAACGCGGAAGTCGGTGAGGCGCGCCCAGTGCTCGACTCCAGCCGGGCCTTGATAACACTGCAGGCTGATTTTGGCCGGGCCGCGCGCAGGCAAGTCGCATTCGCCCGCGGTGCGCCAGGCTTCCGCGTCGGTGGTGCGGAACTGCCCGCGAATTCGTCCACCGCTCACCAGGAATTTCAGCCGCACAACCGGCGACAATTGCGGGATGATAGCGATCGTGCGCGTGCGGTCGCCTTCCTCGCGGCCCATGACGATGCTCAATCGACCATCCACGAGTTCCAGCCCGATCTTCACCATGTGGCTGTCATCGTAATACCAGACGAGATCGACTTGTTCGTATTGCTCCGTCGGACGGTTTTCGACGTTGACCGAAACTTCGATTTCGCCCTTGGCCGCGTCCGGCGCGGCGCGCACCAAAACATTTTTCGCGTTGTTGGCTGGTCCCCACATATTGCCGGGCTCGATGCGCACTTCGAGTCCGCGCGGCGAGACGCGCCGGGCTTCGCGATGCTCGCGCACCCAGGACCAGCCTTCGCCGAGCTTGCCCGCGAAATCGTCCTGGAACAGCACCTCGTCCGCGCGACAGGCCGACGTCACAAAAACGGTTAACCCAACAAGGAATTCCAAACGAGCTGTCATGGACTCATGTTAGACCCGATGCGAGGAATCCGAAATCGGAAACTCACCGAACTCTGCCACCGGAGTTTCTCTCTCGCCCGCGACCAAGGAGTGGGGGAGGGTTGGGGTGAGGGCACCCGTTTCCGCTTATCGCGGACCTACGACGCACCTCCTCTCCCCGGTCCTCTCCTCCTCCGTCATGGAGGAGAGGGAGTTTCGCCGTTGAAGATTCGGGCAGTGTGCGGATGGGCCCTCGCAGGATACGGGAAGGGGACTGGAGTTATCCCCGCGTATTATTCAGTTGCCGGCACCAACTGGCGACGGTGTCGGTCGAGGCTTCAAACGGATTCAGCAAATTGAGCGAGCTGATGCCTTCGGCGTCGATCACTTCCCAATCGACGAAATAGCGAATCGAGTGATTGCGGAGCTGCTGCATGATGTGGGAACGAATCTGGGCGCGCGTGTTCGTCGGCGCCCGCCGCGTCGCTTCCGAGATGTCAGCGCTGGTGATCTCCCACGGCGGCGGCGTTTGCGCGAGCGCCAATCCCAGATTGCGCGCGGGATCGACGTGATGAAATTCCAGATCCTGCGCGCGCAGCCAGGGATCGACCCACGCGATCTTCTCCCGCTCGACGAATTGTTGAAACAGCCAGCGTTTGGTGACCCAATCCACTTTCCCGACCAGCGCCTCCGGTTGCTTGCCCAGGGCAGTCAATGTTTCCTGCCAGACGTCCAGCACCACGTTCGTCTCTTCGTCGCGCCCGCTGAATTCGCTTCGGGCGGCTTCGTAAAACTGAAAGAGCAACTCCACGGCATTCTCGGTGCGGCCATCGGACAGCGTCACGATCCAGGGGCCGTCCGGTTGGTGGGAGATGCCGCGAAAGCTCAGCACCGCGTCCGCCAGCACCATTTTGGGCATCCGATCCAATTCCAGGAGGTCGAGCACGAGCGAAGTCGTTCCGACTTTCAACATCAACGTCGTCGGCAGCACGCTCGTGTCGCCGTGCAGCAGATGCAGGCGGCGGTACTTGCGGGCGTCGGCGAGCGGTTCGTCGCGCGTGTTGATGATGGCGCGGTTGAATTGGACCCATTCGAAGAGATCGTTGTTGATGTAGTCCGCGCGCTGGCTGATTTGGAAATAACTGTCGGCGCCGGGCCGGATCAGGTCTCCGCGCAATTCGGCGCCTGGCGTGGAACCGACACGCCCCGCGCCGCCGTAAAGCTGCCGGAGCGTGAGAAACGCGAGCAACGACAAAACGTTCGCTTCGGTCAACGACGGAGCGGAACGCCGCACGAGGTAATTCTCGTGGCAGCCGAACGTGGCGCCGGAGTAGTGGTCGATGTTGTTCCGAATGAAGCTGACGTGATCGTGCAGCCGCAAATCCTTCAGCGCTTGAACCAAAATGGCATCGCCCGCGCGGTCGTAGCGCAGCAGATCGATCAGAGACAGGCATTCGGGCGTGCAGTATTCCAGGTGCCCCATATCGACATAGGCCCGTCCGCCATTGAACAGGAATCCGCCGTTGCCCGCCGGTTCGTCCCAGTCGCGCTGGTGCATGTCGGGAAGGCCGAAGCGGGCGCGATCAAAAATCCAGTTCCGGACCCGCCCCACAGCGCTGGGCGGGCCGGACGGATCGTTGGTCAAACATCCGTATTCGGTCTCGAGACCTACGACGCGATTCATAATCCGATTTGCTCCAAAGGCAGCATTTCAAAGCGGGCCAGCCGCGGGCTTTTCCGCGCCAGCCAGCCGATCTCCACGATTTTTCCATTCACGGCGGCGCGCCAGCCGGCTCGGCGTTCCTCCTCGGAGGGAGGATTCTCCGTGAAAGACTTATGCTCTAGCAAACACCACCAGACCTGAAGGAGCAAGTCCGCCAACTCGCGTCTCTCCCTTTTGCCGGCCGCGTTTTGGCTCAACCATTCCAGCGCGGCTTTCTCCGGCTCCGGAAGGCCCGCGGCCAAAATGATTCCTTGTGTTTGGTACTGAAATGCGCCGTCGAAATGGAGACGAAACAGCAAGTCGTGTCCCGGTTCGGCGCCGACTTCCACGAGCAGCAGTTCCACTAAAAAGGGCGCGCTGTAGATTTGCTCGAAGTGCGTCTTCAATTGCGGACTCAGCCCGAAGCTGACCAGCCGGCGCAAACTGACATCCTCCGGCGCGCGCGTGAACGCTTCCAGGTGCGCGGCGTCGATCGCCGCCTGGCGAATTTTCTCCATGTCCGCCGGATGCCCCAGGCCCGCCAGCGCGTGCCGGTCAAAGAGCTCGAAGACCTTCGAATTGCCGGTGCCGATGCCGAGGAGAAGAATGCCGTCCGGCAAACTCGCGGCAAACACGGGAGAGCCGCTTTTGATCTGCTCGCGAACGTATTCGCGGCGGTTCTCAATGGCCTCCAGCCAACGATAAGGCTCTTCGGTCATGCGCGCAAAAATCCGGCTTGCTGCTCCGCTTCGATTGTTTCCACGCCGGCGGAACGGAGCACTTTGATGGTGGCGAACGTCCGCGTCTCCGGGTTCACGCCGCCGGTGGCGGAATCGAATTCCGACGCGACCATGAGCAGGCGCAGGGCGAACTGCACGGCCTGGGGCAGTTGCATCTCCGAGGGCTTTGGCCCGCCGTGCCTCTCCTGAAAACTGAGAATGCTTCGGATGGTGCCGGAGCCGGAACCGGAAGCCGCGTAGCCGACCGCGTGAAACTGCGCGCCCAGCGGATCGTAGAAATAAATCTTGGCGCGAGCTGGAGCAGTCGCGTGGTCCAGACCGGCAAAGAGCGGCATGACGACGCCGATGCCTTGCATTGTCATGGGAAGGTTCTCGCGCAGCAGCCGCGCCAGCGCCCGGACTTTGGCGGGCAGACTGAGCGGCTGCAATTGGCTTCGCCGATAGTATTCGAAGGAAGTTTGCAGCACTCGCGCCATTTCGAACGCCGTGGCCGGCACTCCCGCGATGGCGAGAAGCGAGGTGGCATCGATCTCGATGACTTTGTCCACGCGATCGGTGACGATGATGTTCCCGGCAGTGGCCCTGCGATCGCCCGCCATCAAGATGCCGTCGGCGAAATGGAAGGCGAAGACAGTTGTGGCTTGAGTCTGAACGGGAGCGGAAAGAGAAACATCGCCTCGCAGCGGCGGCACCTGGCGGGCCGCGAGCAAGGAGAGAAAATCGCCGGCAATCGGCGCGGGATCGCTCATTGGCCGGTGCGCTGTCGGTAGCGCTTGGCCTGATCAGGATCCACCTTGCGCATCCGCTTCAGAAGTTCTTCGACATTGGGTTTATCGACCTTGGGTGCGCTGGGGCCATCGCCGCCTCCACTCGGTCCAGGGGCGACGGGACGAGTTCTCTGAGCTTGGTCTGGCATAAAATCTACTCGTTAACTTGCCACGTTCCCGATGATTCGCAAATCATCCGGAGAATGGGCGGCGTCGATCACTCGAGCATATTCCGCGACGTCGCCCGGTGCGAACAAATCCATCAGCGAGATTCTAATGGGACCATGCGTTCCTTGCAACGTAATGTGATCCCACTGGGCGGAGATCACCGCCGAAGCGAATTTCTGGATGCACCGGCCCCGCACGTAGGCTCGCGTCGAAGGCGGATGCTTGACCGCGGCTCTCACTGTGCTCTCTTCCGGAACGCCCTGAAAACTGTGCGCGTGTTCCAGGCCGTAATACAAGCCTTCCGACCGGTCGAGGCGGTGATACTCCAAATCCAGACTCTGCAACCACGGATCATCGTCCGTAACTTTCTGAGCGGCCTGAAACTCGCGGACCAAAGCCAGCTTCGCGACCCAGTCCAACCGATCGCGGCATTTCATGAAGTCCGTTTCCAGATCGTCCAGCACGCGCTCCCAATCCTCAACAAGCTGCCGCTTTTCCGGGTTCGTGAGATCGCAGCCATCCTTCGCTGCCGTGAGATATTCCCGCTGAATGGACACGGCGGTTGCTTTCGCTCCACCGTCCAGCAATGTCTCCCAGCGAAACGCCGGATCGCGGGAAATCGTCGTCAGCCCGGAGAGTGGATCTGCCAGTTTGGGGTAGA
Above is a window of Verrucomicrobiota bacterium DNA encoding:
- a CDS encoding 2-dehydro-3-deoxygalactonokinase, whose amino-acid sequence is MTDHSARPACAVCVDMGTTNTRVWLVQGAEVLARAQAGIGVRDSARDGSPARIRAGLRDLIQTVREKGPNARPSCVLAAGMITSPLGLAEVPHVPAPAGKTELAAAMRRFQFQDVTELPIWLVPGVRCGGRSVDLVTIGDVDVMRGEETLCLGLVALGLIQPPATVLNVGSHWKAIHLDGHGRIDSSLTSLSGELIHATQTQTILASAVPRERPSSIDADWCEAGIKEQRRSGLARALFCVRLLELNRIGTPDQRLSFLSGGFVGADLEAMLRRGVIASGASVRITGSGAVAEAWRNALEKSAIHATATSAAELEAALLAGLRVVAEPTALG
- a CDS encoding TonB-dependent receptor — protein: MGPISELSKFHRGLRAIRTIAVPNLASPLVRFALVLAVLACLLAKAEDAPAVDIPNADLLQVSLEDLGRIKVTTVSRRSESLSSAPAAIYVIRPEDIRRSGINSIPELFRTVPGMEVAQANSHQWAITVRGFNSIFANKLLVLMDGRSIYTPTFSGVYWEETDTVLEDIDRIEVIRGPGAALWGANAVNGVINIMTRPANETQGTLISGGGGAEERGFGTVRYGGQLGTNVYFRVYGKYSNRDEFTLTDGRAAGDAWWRSQGGFRLDWYPSEANTATLQGDYYYGEMDGQVFRLSSSPFGVFAVCA
- a CDS encoding bifunctional 4-hydroxy-2-oxoglutarate aldolase/2-dehydro-3-deoxy-phosphogluconate aldolase, with protein sequence MSATRWNASLPVHVSIRVRKTAKLPLNSTEILDRIQAGRIIAILRGEFGGREEDIAAVVLNAGITAIEVTLNSPGALDSILRLAKRFSAKMAVGAGTVLAAEEVDRAADVGAQFIVSPNCDARVITATKRRGLASFPGCFTPSEVVAAMQAGADAAKVFPAECLGPGFVKAMRGPLPQVRLVPTGGITPETTRTYLALGAWAVGAGSELLGKDVQSDRGLERLRERARAFTSAVKGSRLPQVTFLKS
- the dprA gene encoding DNA-protecting protein DprA encodes the protein MNAKEALIALNMIDHVGPVRVRQLLEHFGEAPAILAASKSQLLKVRGVGEETAEAISRWERSVDLQGELRRIPEFDSHVLTQADELYPELLRQIYDPPIVLYVKGRLTEKEKNSVAMVGSRLTTHYGVEVARKLAYQLAYVGVTVVSGGARGIDTAAHQGALSGKGRTIAVLGTGINLVVPPENAELFERIAANGAVVTQFPFNRTADKQTFPIRNRIVAGMTLGTVVVEANLTSGALITANMAVDYGRQIFAVPGRIDSPRSKGCHELIKKGAKLCEGAEDILSEFEYLFPPSNRPPSPNETGSLPALELSDNEQKVYGALDTETTAIDDVIRQSGLPASAASVALLSLEMKRLVKQLPGKLFVRNQ
- a CDS encoding alpha/beta hydrolase; protein product: MKWRLLASVLGVLLSTPVAAQEKPGPNQPAAQAPQRENPQGRPTPTQPALPDGARTFRDLEYVPGGHERQKLDLYLPKEGRQLPLLVWVHGGAWRAGSKDTCPALSFVREGYVVASINYRLSQHAIFPAQIEDCKAAIRWLRANAGQYGIDADRIGVWGSSAGGHLVALLGTAGDAKQFEKGEHLEWSSRVQAVCDWFGPTDFTQMNKAGSSMDHDAADSPESHLIGGPIQNNKEKTARANPITYVSRDDPPFLIMHGDRDPLVPMNQSELLEAALKSAGVEVTFHVVKGAGHGFGGPELTRMVREFFARHLKPRKPLAD
- a CDS encoding TonB-dependent receptor, with the protein product MRPRPTPQLCKGTIITGRWTARCSGSLRLRSACLRFAPEAHLFIPATYQNDLYAESYGFEVSAVWQPLDAWRLRSGYSFLKQNFHTRGPIRSFSEDGETYDPQQQFFVWSDMDLGRKVEWGMRLRYVDDRRGLGIPNYTALDARLAWKPTANCELVVIGRNVLDPHHREAAPQIVSSSNVQVDRAVYAKLTLRF